From the Xiphophorus maculatus strain JP 163 A chromosome 20, X_maculatus-5.0-male, whole genome shotgun sequence genome, one window contains:
- the LOC102238203 gene encoding disco-interacting protein 2 homolog B-A-like isoform X4, with protein MTDRGVDLSTLPKEVRDQLAELDLELSEGDITQKGYEKKRTKLLAPYIIQTPVAPPQNDAQPPAPSSSSHAPAPAPANSSRYRERRSRRTHRNGGTRDDRYRSDIHTEAVQAALAKNKEEKMALPMPTKRRSTYVQSPIETRTPPDSSSGSEDETSARRQSSAVAPQPQVHPNLQSSDYWMNRSAQGSSTSSSASSTMSHGEAKPQAQSQPQPQYKPQYQPLYQPHHQPQQQPQQQPHRQPQEQSRTAAVTDMLAHSRIAPSENSAPPPDVTAVAPPSRGPRVDLPSNAVVRGMSRGHSRSSMMETADGVPVSSRVSTKIQQLLNTLKRPKRPPLSEFFTDDSEEIVQVPQPDPNTPRPEGRQIIPVKGEPLGVVSNWPPALQAALARWGATQGKSPALTALDITGKPLYTLTYGKLWSRSVKLAYTLLNKLGTKNEQILKPGDKVALVYPNSDPGMFWVAFYGCLLAEVIPVPIEVPLSRKDAGISQVGFLLGSCGVGLALTSEICLKGLPKTPTGEILQFKGWPRMKWVITDSKYLTKPSKDWQPHIPTANTDPAYIEYKASKEGTVVGVAVSKVAMLTHCQALTQACNYCEGETLVNVLDFKKDMGLWHGVLTAVMNRIHTISVPYAVMKACPLSWVQRVHMNKARVALVKCRDLHWAMMAHRDQRDISLASLRMLIVADGANPWSVSSCDAFLNLFQSHGLKPEVICPCAASPEAMTVAIRRPGVPGAPLPARAILSMGGLSYGVIRVNTEDKNSALTVQDVGHVMPGALMCIVRPDGPPQLCKTDEIGEIIINSRAGGTMYYGLPGLTKNTFEVIPVNANGVPIGEIPFVRSGLLGFVGPGSLIFVVGKIEGLLMVSSRRHNADDLVATALAVEPVKTVYRGRIAVFSVTVFYDERVVIVAEQRPDASEEDSFQWMSRVLQAIDSIHQVGLYCLALVSANTLPKTPLGGIHISDTKQFFLDGNLHPCNILMCPHTCVTNLPKPRQKQPVGVGPASVMVGNLVAGKRIAQAVGRDLGMIEDQDLVRKHQYLTEALQWRAQTDPDHVLYVLLNAKGVTVGTATCVQLHKRAEKIAAALSEKSSINTGENVVLLYPPGIDLIAAFYGCLYAGCVPVNVRPPHPQNLAATLPTVRMIIDVSKAACILTTQNLMRILRSKEAAASVNIKTWPTIIDTDDLPRRRPPQIYKPPTAEMIAYLDFSVSTTGMLTGVKISHAAVSALCRSIKLQCELYSSRQIAICLDPYCGLGFVLWCLASVYSGHQSILIPPFELESSVSLWLSTLSQYRIRDTFCSYSVMELCTKGLGTQTDLLKARGVNLSCVRSCVVIAEERPRLTLSQSFSKLFKDVGLSSRAVSTAFGSRVNLAICLQGTTGPDPCTVYVDMKSLRHDRVRLVERGAPQSLPLMESGKILPGVRVIIVNPETKGPLGDSHLGEVWVNSPHNASGYYTIYGEESLQADHFNTKLSFGDPHTLWARTGYLGFVKRTELLDASGDRHDALFVVGSLDETLELRGLRYHPTDIETSVSRAHRSIAESAVFTWTNLLVVVSELCGSEQDALDLVPLITNVVLEEHHLIVGVVVIVDPGVIPINSRGEKQRMHLRDSFLADQLDPIYVAYNM; from the exons GTGACATCACTCAGAAGGGCTACGAGAAGAAGAGGACTAAACTCCTGGCTCCCTACATAATCCAAACTCCAG tggcgccccctcagaatgatgCACAGCCCCCTGCTCCCAGTTCGTCCAGCCACGCCCCTGCTCCGGCCCCCGCCAACTCATCCCGGTACCGTGAACGCCGCTCTCGCCGGACGCATCGTAACGGAGGAACCAGGGATGACCGCTACAGATCAG ATATCCATACAGAGGCTGTCCAAGCTGCACTGgctaaaaacaaagaggaaaaaatggcGCTTCCAATGCCAACCAAGCGGCGCTCCACTTATGTGCAGTCCCCCATTGAAACCCGGACCCCACCAG aTTCCTCATCAGGGTCTGAAGATGAGACATCTGCACGCAGACAGTCTTCAGCGGTCGCTCCTCAGCCTCAAGTCCATCCCAACCTGCAGAGCTCGGACTACTGGATGAACCGCTCCGCCCAGGGCTCCTCCACCTCATCCTCCGCGTCCTCCACGATGTCGCACGGTGAGGCCAAACCTCAGGCGCAGAGCCAGCCTCAGCCTCAGTACAAGCCGCAGTACCAGCCGCTGTATCAGCCTCACCATCAACCCCAGCAGCAACCTCAGCAACAACCTCACCGCCAGCCTCAGGAGCAGAGCCGCACTGCAGCCGTGACGGACATGCTGGCTCACAGTCGCATTG ctcCTTCTGAGAACTCCGCCCCTCCTCCAGATGTGACGGCTGTGGCCCCCCCTTCCAGAGGCCCCCGGGTGGACCTGCCCTCCAACGCCGTCGTCCGAGGGATGAGCCGCGGGCACAGCCGCTCCAGCATGATGGAGACCGCTGATG GAGTTCCTGTGAGCAGCAGAGTTTCCACAAAGATCCAGCAGCTGTTAAACACTCTGAAGAGGCCTAAGAGACCCCCACTCAGTGAGTTCTTCACTGATGACTCTGAGGAGATCGTCCAAG TGCCCCAGCCGGACCCCAACACTCCCAGGCCGGAGGGCCGTCAGATCATCCCGGTGAAAGGGGAGCCTCTGGGAGTGGTCAGCAACTGGCCACCAGCCCTGCAGGCAGCGTTAGCTCGCTGGGGGGCCACTCAGGGAAAGAGCCCCGCTCTCACTGCTCTGGACATCACGGGCAAACCTCTCTATACCCTGACTTATG GGAAGCTGTGGAGTCGCAGTGTGAAGCTGGCGTACACACTCCTAAACAAGCTGGGCACCAAGAACGAGCAAATCCTCAAACCTGGAGACAAA GTGGCGCTGGTGTATCCAAACAGCGACCCAGGAATGTTCTGGGTGGCCTTCTACGGCTGCCTCCTGGCTGAAGTCATACCTGTACCTATTGAGGTACCGCTGTCTCGCAAG GATGCAGGTATCAGCCAGGTGGGCTTCCTGCTCGGCAGCTGTGGAGTCGGTCTGGCTCTGACGAGTGAGATCTGCCTAAAAGGTCTGCCAAAGACCCCCACTGGTGAAATACTGCAATTCAAAG GTTGGCCTCGAATGAAGTGGGTGATAACAGACTCTAAATACCTGACCAAGCCATCCAAAGACTGGCAGCCGCACATCCCCACAGCTAACACTGATCCTGCATACATCGAG TACAAGGCCAGTAAAGAGGGCACGGTGGTTGGGGTGGCCGTCTCTAAAGTGGCCATGCTGACCCACTGTCAAGCGCTGACCCAGGCCTGCAACTACTGCGAGG GGGAAACTTTAGTGAATGTCCTGGACTTCAAAAAGGACATGGGCTTATGGCACGGTGTTCTCACT GCTGTAATGAACAGGATACACACCATCAGTGTTCCCTACGCCGTAATGAAAGCTTGTCCTCTCTCCTGGGTGCAGAGGGTCCACATGAATAAAG CTCGTGTAGCTTTGGTAAAGTGCCGTGATCTGCACTGGGCCATGATGGCTCATCGGGACCAGAGAGATATCAGCCTGGCTTCACTACGAATGCTCATTGTTGCTGATGGTGCTAACCCCT GGTCTGTCTCTTCCTGTGATGCCTTCTTGAATCTGTTTCAGTCACATGGGCTAAAGCCTGAAGTTATCTGCCCCTGTGCCGCCTCCCCTGAGGCCATGACAGTAGCTATCCGCAG GCCGGGCGTCCCAGGTGCACCTCTCCCCGCACGGGCCATCCTTTCCATGGGCGGCCTGAGTTATGGGGTCATCCGGGTCAACACCGAGGACAAGAACTCTGCCTTGACCGTACAAGATGTAGGACACGTCATGCCTGGGG CTCTGATGTGTATAGTTAGGCCAGACGGGCCTCCTCAGTTGTGTAAAACCGATGAGATAGGAGAGATAATAATCAACTCCCGTGCTGGAGGCACGATGTACTACGGCCTGCCTGGACTCACCAAAAACACTTTTGAG GTGATACCGGTTAATGCTAATGGAGTTCCTATTGGAGAGATTCCATTTGTGCGGTCAGGACTCCTGGGGTTTGTTGGCCCA GGCAGTTTGATCTTTGTTGTGGGGAAGATAGAAGGCTTACTGATGGTGAGCAGCCGTAGGCACAACGCTGACGACCTGGTGGCCACCGCTCTGGCTGTGGAGCCGGTTAAGACGGTGTACCGTGGAAG GATCGCGGTGTTTTCAGTCACCGTGTTCTATGATGAGAGGGTCGTAATTGTCGCAGAGCAAAGGCCAGACGCCAGCGAGGAGGACAGCTTCCAGTGGATGAGCAGAGTACTTCAG GCAATCGACAGCATCCACCAGGTTGGCCTTtactgtctggctctggtctcgGCCAACACCTTGCCCAAAACACCCCTCGGCGGTATCCACATCTCCGACACCAAGCAGTTCTTCTTGGATGGGAACTTGCACCCCTGCAACATCCTGATGTGCCCCCATACGTGTGTCACCAACCTGCCGAAGCCCCGCCAGAAGCAGCCGG TCGGTGTCGGTCCTGCATCCGTCATGGTGGGGAACCTGGTGGCGGGGAAGCGGATCGCTCAGGCTGTAGGGAGGGATCTCGGCATGATCGAAGACCAGGATCTGGTCCGAAAG CATCAGTATTTGACTGAAGCTCTTCAATGGAGGGCCCAGACTGACCCAGACCATGTTCTCTATGTTCTCCTTAATGCAAAG GGTGTGACAGTTGGGACAGCGACCTGCGTTCAGCTTCACAAGAGAGCAGAGAAGATAGCAGCTGCCCTTTCTGAGAAAAGCAGCATCAACACCGGGGAGAATGTGGTGCTGCTCTATCCTCCTG GGATCGATTTGATCGCGGCCTTCTATGGCTGTCTCTACGCTGGCTGTGTTCCGGTCAACGTCAGGCCTCCGCACCCGCAGAACCTGGCAGCCACTCTACCGACTGTTCGGATGATCATTGAT GTCAGCAAAGCTGCGTGCATCCTCACCACGCAGAACCTCATGAGGATCCTGCGTTCCAAAGAGGCTGCAGCATCTGTTAACATCAAAACCTGGCCAACCATCATTGATACGG ATGACCTCCCTCGCCGACGCCCTCCACAGATCTACAAACCTCCCACAGCAGAGATGATTGCTTATCTGGACTTCAGCGTCTCCACTACAGGCATGCTCACTGGCGTCAAG ATCTCTCATGCAGCAGTCAGTGCCCTTTGTCGCTCCATAAAGCTTCAGTGTGAACTTTACTCTTCTCGCCAAATTGCCATCTGTCTGGATCCTTACTGTGGTCTGGGCTTCGTCTTGTGGTGCCTTGCAAG TGTTTATTCTGGCCACCAGTCAATCCTTATCCCTCCCTTTGAGCTGGAGAGCAGTGTGTCTCTGTGGCTGAGCACGCTCAGTCAGTACCGCATTAGGGACACATTCTGCTCCTACTCCGTTATGGAGCTGTGCACTAAAGGACTGGGCACGCAGACTGACTTACTGAAG GCCCGCGGGGTGAACCTGTCGTGTGTGCGGAGCTGCGTTGTGATAGCAGAGGAGCGTCCTCGTCTCACCCTCTCCCAGTCCTTCTCCAAGCTGTTTAAGGACGTTGGTCTGTCGTCCAGGGCTGTCAGCACTGCTTTTGGCTCCAGAGTTAACCTTGCTATCTGCCTGCAG GGAACCACAGGCCCTGATCCCTGCACGGTGTATGTGGACATGAAGTCTTTACGTCATGATAG AGTGAGGCTGGTGGAGAGAGGAGCACCTCAGAGTCTTCCTCTGATGGAGTCTGGCAAG ATCCTGCCAGGCGTCAGGGTGATCATTGTGAACCCAGAGACGAAAGGTCCACTTGGTGATTCTCATCTGGGGGAG GTCTGGGTGAACAGCCCCCATAATGCCAGCGGTTACTACACCATCTACGGTGAGGAGAGTCTTCAGGCCGACCACTTCAACACCAAGCTCAGCTTTGGAGACCCGCACACTTTGTGGGCCAGAACTGGATACTTGGGATTCGTGAAGAGGACAGAGCTGCTGGATGCAAGTGGAG ATCGGCATGACGCTCTTTTTGTGGTTGGCTCACTGGACGAGACGCTAGAGTTACGAGGGTTACGCTACCACCCTACTGACATCGAAACATCCGTGTCACGAGCTCACCGGAGTATAGCTGAGAG TGCTGTGTTTACATGGACCaacctgctggtggtggtgtcGGAGCTGTGCGGCTCGGAGCAGGACGCGCTGGACCTCGTTCCCCTCATCACAAACGTGGTGCTGGAGGAGCACCACCTCATCGTGGGCGTGGTGGTGATCGTCGACCCGGGCGTCATACCCATCAACTCCAGGGGAGAGAAGCAGCGCATGCACCTGCGTGACTCGTTCCTCGCCGACCAGCTGGATCCCATCTATGTTGCATACAACATGTGA
- the LOC102238203 gene encoding disco-interacting protein 2 homolog B-A-like isoform X2: MTDRGVDLSTLPKEVRDQLAELDLELSEGDITQKGYEKKRTKLLAPYIIQTPVAPPQNDAQPPAPSSSSHAPAPAPANSSRYRERRSRRTHRNGGTRDDRYRSDIHTEAVQAALAKNKEEKMALPMPTKRRSTYVQSPIETRTPPDSSSGSEDETSARRQSSAVAPQPQVHPNLQSSDYWMNRSAQGSSTSSSASSTMSHGEAKPQAQSQPQPQYKPQYQPLYQPHHQPQQQPQQQPHRQPQEQSRTAAVTDMLAHSRIAPSENSAPPPDVTAVAPPSRGPRVDLPSNAVVRGMSRGHSRSSMMETADGVPVSSRVSTKIQQLLNTLKRPKRPPLSEFFTDDSEEIVQVPQPDPNTPRPEGRQIIPVKGEPLGVVSNWPPALQAALARWGATQGKSPALTALDITGKPLYTLTYGKLWSRSVKLAYTLLNKLGTKNEQILKPGDKVALVYPNSDPGMFWVAFYGCLLAEVIPVPIEVPLSRKDAGISQVGFLLGSCGVGLALTSEICLKGLPKTPTGEILQFKGWPRMKWVITDSKYLTKPSKDWQPHIPTANTDPAYIEYKASKEGTVVGVAVSKVAMLTHCQALTQACNYCEGETLVNVLDFKKDMGLWHGVLTAVMNRIHTISVPYAVMKACPLSWVQRVHMNKARVALVKCRDLHWAMMAHRDQRDISLASLRMLIVADGANPWSVSSCDAFLNLFQSHGLKPEVICPCAASPEAMTVAIRRPGVPGAPLPARAILSMGGLSYGVIRVNTEDKNSALTVQDVGHVMPGALMCIVRPDGPPQLCKTDEIGEIIINSRAGGTMYYGLPGLTKNTFEVIPVNANGVPIGEIPFVRSGLLGFVGPGSLIFVVGKIEGLLMVSSRRHNADDLVATALAVEPVKTVYRGRIAVFSVTVFYDERVVIVAEQRPDASEEDSFQWMSRVLQAIDSIHQVGLYCLALVSANTLPKTPLGGIHISDTKQFFLDGNLHPCNILMCPHTCVTNLPKPRQKQPVGVGPASVMVGNLVAGKRIAQAVGRDLGMIEDQDLVRKLCMWPTVMHQYLTEALQWRAQTDPDHVLYVLLNAKGVTVGTATCVQLHKRAEKIAAALSEKSSINTGENVVLLYPPGIDLIAAFYGCLYAGCVPVNVRPPHPQNLAATLPTVRMIIDVSKAACILTTQNLMRILRSKEAAASVNIKTWPTIIDTDDLPRRRPPQIYKPPTAEMIAYLDFSVSTTGMLTGVKISHAAVSALCRSIKLQCELYSSRQIAICLDPYCGLGFVLWCLASVYSGHQSILIPPFELESSVSLWLSTLSQYRIRDTFCSYSVMELCTKGLGTQTDLLKARGVNLSCVRSCVVIAEERPRLTLSQSFSKLFKDVGLSSRAVSTAFGSRVNLAICLQGTTGPDPCTVYVDMKSLRHDRVRLVERGAPQSLPLMESGKILPGVRVIIVNPETKGPLGDSHLGEVWVNSPHNASGYYTIYGEESLQADHFNTKLSFGDPHTLWARTGYLGFVKRTELLDASGDRHDALFVVGSLDETLELRGLRYHPTDIETSVSRAHRSIAESAVFTWTNLLVVVSELCGSEQDALDLVPLITNVVLEEHHLIVGVVVIVDPGVIPINSRGEKQRMHLRDSFLADQLDPIYVAYNM; this comes from the exons GTGACATCACTCAGAAGGGCTACGAGAAGAAGAGGACTAAACTCCTGGCTCCCTACATAATCCAAACTCCAG tggcgccccctcagaatgatgCACAGCCCCCTGCTCCCAGTTCGTCCAGCCACGCCCCTGCTCCGGCCCCCGCCAACTCATCCCGGTACCGTGAACGCCGCTCTCGCCGGACGCATCGTAACGGAGGAACCAGGGATGACCGCTACAGATCAG ATATCCATACAGAGGCTGTCCAAGCTGCACTGgctaaaaacaaagaggaaaaaatggcGCTTCCAATGCCAACCAAGCGGCGCTCCACTTATGTGCAGTCCCCCATTGAAACCCGGACCCCACCAG aTTCCTCATCAGGGTCTGAAGATGAGACATCTGCACGCAGACAGTCTTCAGCGGTCGCTCCTCAGCCTCAAGTCCATCCCAACCTGCAGAGCTCGGACTACTGGATGAACCGCTCCGCCCAGGGCTCCTCCACCTCATCCTCCGCGTCCTCCACGATGTCGCACGGTGAGGCCAAACCTCAGGCGCAGAGCCAGCCTCAGCCTCAGTACAAGCCGCAGTACCAGCCGCTGTATCAGCCTCACCATCAACCCCAGCAGCAACCTCAGCAACAACCTCACCGCCAGCCTCAGGAGCAGAGCCGCACTGCAGCCGTGACGGACATGCTGGCTCACAGTCGCATTG ctcCTTCTGAGAACTCCGCCCCTCCTCCAGATGTGACGGCTGTGGCCCCCCCTTCCAGAGGCCCCCGGGTGGACCTGCCCTCCAACGCCGTCGTCCGAGGGATGAGCCGCGGGCACAGCCGCTCCAGCATGATGGAGACCGCTGATG GAGTTCCTGTGAGCAGCAGAGTTTCCACAAAGATCCAGCAGCTGTTAAACACTCTGAAGAGGCCTAAGAGACCCCCACTCAGTGAGTTCTTCACTGATGACTCTGAGGAGATCGTCCAAG TGCCCCAGCCGGACCCCAACACTCCCAGGCCGGAGGGCCGTCAGATCATCCCGGTGAAAGGGGAGCCTCTGGGAGTGGTCAGCAACTGGCCACCAGCCCTGCAGGCAGCGTTAGCTCGCTGGGGGGCCACTCAGGGAAAGAGCCCCGCTCTCACTGCTCTGGACATCACGGGCAAACCTCTCTATACCCTGACTTATG GGAAGCTGTGGAGTCGCAGTGTGAAGCTGGCGTACACACTCCTAAACAAGCTGGGCACCAAGAACGAGCAAATCCTCAAACCTGGAGACAAA GTGGCGCTGGTGTATCCAAACAGCGACCCAGGAATGTTCTGGGTGGCCTTCTACGGCTGCCTCCTGGCTGAAGTCATACCTGTACCTATTGAGGTACCGCTGTCTCGCAAG GATGCAGGTATCAGCCAGGTGGGCTTCCTGCTCGGCAGCTGTGGAGTCGGTCTGGCTCTGACGAGTGAGATCTGCCTAAAAGGTCTGCCAAAGACCCCCACTGGTGAAATACTGCAATTCAAAG GTTGGCCTCGAATGAAGTGGGTGATAACAGACTCTAAATACCTGACCAAGCCATCCAAAGACTGGCAGCCGCACATCCCCACAGCTAACACTGATCCTGCATACATCGAG TACAAGGCCAGTAAAGAGGGCACGGTGGTTGGGGTGGCCGTCTCTAAAGTGGCCATGCTGACCCACTGTCAAGCGCTGACCCAGGCCTGCAACTACTGCGAGG GGGAAACTTTAGTGAATGTCCTGGACTTCAAAAAGGACATGGGCTTATGGCACGGTGTTCTCACT GCTGTAATGAACAGGATACACACCATCAGTGTTCCCTACGCCGTAATGAAAGCTTGTCCTCTCTCCTGGGTGCAGAGGGTCCACATGAATAAAG CTCGTGTAGCTTTGGTAAAGTGCCGTGATCTGCACTGGGCCATGATGGCTCATCGGGACCAGAGAGATATCAGCCTGGCTTCACTACGAATGCTCATTGTTGCTGATGGTGCTAACCCCT GGTCTGTCTCTTCCTGTGATGCCTTCTTGAATCTGTTTCAGTCACATGGGCTAAAGCCTGAAGTTATCTGCCCCTGTGCCGCCTCCCCTGAGGCCATGACAGTAGCTATCCGCAG GCCGGGCGTCCCAGGTGCACCTCTCCCCGCACGGGCCATCCTTTCCATGGGCGGCCTGAGTTATGGGGTCATCCGGGTCAACACCGAGGACAAGAACTCTGCCTTGACCGTACAAGATGTAGGACACGTCATGCCTGGGG CTCTGATGTGTATAGTTAGGCCAGACGGGCCTCCTCAGTTGTGTAAAACCGATGAGATAGGAGAGATAATAATCAACTCCCGTGCTGGAGGCACGATGTACTACGGCCTGCCTGGACTCACCAAAAACACTTTTGAG GTGATACCGGTTAATGCTAATGGAGTTCCTATTGGAGAGATTCCATTTGTGCGGTCAGGACTCCTGGGGTTTGTTGGCCCA GGCAGTTTGATCTTTGTTGTGGGGAAGATAGAAGGCTTACTGATGGTGAGCAGCCGTAGGCACAACGCTGACGACCTGGTGGCCACCGCTCTGGCTGTGGAGCCGGTTAAGACGGTGTACCGTGGAAG GATCGCGGTGTTTTCAGTCACCGTGTTCTATGATGAGAGGGTCGTAATTGTCGCAGAGCAAAGGCCAGACGCCAGCGAGGAGGACAGCTTCCAGTGGATGAGCAGAGTACTTCAG GCAATCGACAGCATCCACCAGGTTGGCCTTtactgtctggctctggtctcgGCCAACACCTTGCCCAAAACACCCCTCGGCGGTATCCACATCTCCGACACCAAGCAGTTCTTCTTGGATGGGAACTTGCACCCCTGCAACATCCTGATGTGCCCCCATACGTGTGTCACCAACCTGCCGAAGCCCCGCCAGAAGCAGCCGG TCGGTGTCGGTCCTGCATCCGTCATGGTGGGGAACCTGGTGGCGGGGAAGCGGATCGCTCAGGCTGTAGGGAGGGATCTCGGCATGATCGAAGACCAGGATCTGGTCCGAAAG CTCTGTATGTGGCCCACTGTGATG CATCAGTATTTGACTGAAGCTCTTCAATGGAGGGCCCAGACTGACCCAGACCATGTTCTCTATGTTCTCCTTAATGCAAAG GGTGTGACAGTTGGGACAGCGACCTGCGTTCAGCTTCACAAGAGAGCAGAGAAGATAGCAGCTGCCCTTTCTGAGAAAAGCAGCATCAACACCGGGGAGAATGTGGTGCTGCTCTATCCTCCTG GGATCGATTTGATCGCGGCCTTCTATGGCTGTCTCTACGCTGGCTGTGTTCCGGTCAACGTCAGGCCTCCGCACCCGCAGAACCTGGCAGCCACTCTACCGACTGTTCGGATGATCATTGAT GTCAGCAAAGCTGCGTGCATCCTCACCACGCAGAACCTCATGAGGATCCTGCGTTCCAAAGAGGCTGCAGCATCTGTTAACATCAAAACCTGGCCAACCATCATTGATACGG ATGACCTCCCTCGCCGACGCCCTCCACAGATCTACAAACCTCCCACAGCAGAGATGATTGCTTATCTGGACTTCAGCGTCTCCACTACAGGCATGCTCACTGGCGTCAAG ATCTCTCATGCAGCAGTCAGTGCCCTTTGTCGCTCCATAAAGCTTCAGTGTGAACTTTACTCTTCTCGCCAAATTGCCATCTGTCTGGATCCTTACTGTGGTCTGGGCTTCGTCTTGTGGTGCCTTGCAAG TGTTTATTCTGGCCACCAGTCAATCCTTATCCCTCCCTTTGAGCTGGAGAGCAGTGTGTCTCTGTGGCTGAGCACGCTCAGTCAGTACCGCATTAGGGACACATTCTGCTCCTACTCCGTTATGGAGCTGTGCACTAAAGGACTGGGCACGCAGACTGACTTACTGAAG GCCCGCGGGGTGAACCTGTCGTGTGTGCGGAGCTGCGTTGTGATAGCAGAGGAGCGTCCTCGTCTCACCCTCTCCCAGTCCTTCTCCAAGCTGTTTAAGGACGTTGGTCTGTCGTCCAGGGCTGTCAGCACTGCTTTTGGCTCCAGAGTTAACCTTGCTATCTGCCTGCAG GGAACCACAGGCCCTGATCCCTGCACGGTGTATGTGGACATGAAGTCTTTACGTCATGATAG AGTGAGGCTGGTGGAGAGAGGAGCACCTCAGAGTCTTCCTCTGATGGAGTCTGGCAAG ATCCTGCCAGGCGTCAGGGTGATCATTGTGAACCCAGAGACGAAAGGTCCACTTGGTGATTCTCATCTGGGGGAG GTCTGGGTGAACAGCCCCCATAATGCCAGCGGTTACTACACCATCTACGGTGAGGAGAGTCTTCAGGCCGACCACTTCAACACCAAGCTCAGCTTTGGAGACCCGCACACTTTGTGGGCCAGAACTGGATACTTGGGATTCGTGAAGAGGACAGAGCTGCTGGATGCAAGTGGAG ATCGGCATGACGCTCTTTTTGTGGTTGGCTCACTGGACGAGACGCTAGAGTTACGAGGGTTACGCTACCACCCTACTGACATCGAAACATCCGTGTCACGAGCTCACCGGAGTATAGCTGAGAG TGCTGTGTTTACATGGACCaacctgctggtggtggtgtcGGAGCTGTGCGGCTCGGAGCAGGACGCGCTGGACCTCGTTCCCCTCATCACAAACGTGGTGCTGGAGGAGCACCACCTCATCGTGGGCGTGGTGGTGATCGTCGACCCGGGCGTCATACCCATCAACTCCAGGGGAGAGAAGCAGCGCATGCACCTGCGTGACTCGTTCCTCGCCGACCAGCTGGATCCCATCTATGTTGCATACAACATGTGA